The following coding sequences are from one Ovis canadensis isolate MfBH-ARS-UI-01 breed Bighorn chromosome 7, ARS-UI_OviCan_v2, whole genome shotgun sequence window:
- the PTGER2 gene encoding prostaglandin E2 receptor EP2 subtype: MGTTSNDSQSENREEPLWLPSGESPAISSVMFTAGVLGNLIALALLVRRWRGDSGRRNSISLFHVLVTELVLTDLLGTCLISPVVLASYAQNRTLVALGPERRVCTYFAFSMTFFSLATMLMLFAMALERYLAIGHPYFYQRRVTRRSGLAVLPTIYIASLLFCSLPLLDHWKYAQYSPGTWCFIGHKQAAYLRLYATLLLLLIIAVLACNFSVIVNLIRMHRRGRRSRCGPSLGSSHGRAERASMAEETDHLILLAIMTITFAVCSLPFTIFAYMNENSSRKEKWDLQALRFLSINSIIDPWVFAILRPPVLRLLRSVLCCRVSLRTQEATQASCSTQSNASKQIDL, from the exons ATGGGCACTACTTCCAACGACTCCCAGTCCGAGAACCGCGAAGAGCCCCTGTGGCTCCCCTCGGGCGAAAGCCCGGCCATCAGCTCCGTGATGTTCACGGCCGGGGTGCTGGGGAACCTCATTGCGCTGGCGCTCCTGGTGCGCCGCTGGCGGGGGGACTCGGGGCGCAGGAACTCCATCTCGCTGTTCCACGTGCTGGTGACGGAGCTGGTTCTCACCGACCTGCTTGGGACCTGCCTCATCAGCCCCGTGGTGCTGGCTTCGTATGCGCAGAACCGGACTCTGGTGGCCCTGGGGCCGGAGAGGCGCGTGTGCACCTACTTCGCCTTCTCCATGACCTTCTTCAGCCTGGCCACGATGCTCATGCTCTTCGCCATGGCCCTGGAGCGCTACCTAGCCATCGGACACCCCTACTTCTACCAGCGCCGAGTCACCCGCCGCAGCGGTCTGGCTGTGCTGCCCACTATCTACATAGCCTCCCTGCTCTTCTGCTCCCTGCCGCTGCTGGATCACTGGAAGTATGCCCAGTACAGCCCAGGGACGTGGTGCTTCATCGGACACAAGCAGGCCGCGTACCTGCGGCTTTACGCcactctgctgctgttgctcaTCATCGCCGTGCTCGCCTGCAACTTCAGCGTCATCGTCAACCTCATCCGCATGCACCGCCGGGGCAGGAGAAGCCGCTGCGGACCCTCCTTGGGCAGCAGCCACGGGAGAGCGGAAAGGGCATCCATGGCGGAGGAGACGGACCATCTTATTCTTCTGGCCATCATGACCATCACCTTCGCCGTCTGCTCCTTGCCTTTCACG ATTTTTGCATATATGAATGAAAACTCTTCCCGGAAAGAAAAGTGGGACCTCCAAGCTCTTAGATTTTTATCAATTAACTCAATAATTGACCCTTGGGTCTTTGCCATCCTGAGACCTCCTGTTCTGAGACTACTGCGTTCAGTCCTCTGCTGTCGGGTTTCATTAAGAACACAAGAAGCGACACAAGCTTCCTGCTCTACACAGTCAAATGCCAGTAAACAGATTGACCTTTGA